One genomic segment of Candidatus Methanoperedens sp. includes these proteins:
- the cgi121 gene encoding KEOPS complex subunit Cgi121 — MIKIFEGTIVIDDTEKFLQRLKRISKEKNIAIQALDADKLAGEEHIRFAVEKAINSFKNGRNIAKDLAKEIMLYAAGTRQINRAMRLGVHNRRNNIALVAVGEVVDFAFNEITPKHVLQYDSSKNDALMDIFNITKEELQAVGEDKIPQLVLERVALVDVIK, encoded by the coding sequence ATGATTAAAATATTTGAGGGCACAATAGTAATAGACGACACGGAAAAATTCCTGCAAAGGCTCAAAAGAATAAGCAAAGAAAAAAACATAGCCATACAGGCTCTGGATGCGGATAAATTAGCAGGCGAGGAGCATATAAGGTTCGCAGTTGAAAAAGCGATAAACTCATTCAAAAACGGCAGGAATATTGCAAAAGACCTCGCCAAGGAAATAATGCTCTATGCAGCAGGGACGCGCCAGATAAACAGGGCGATGAGACTTGGAGTGCATAATAGGAGAAATAATATCGCACTTGTGGCAGTCGGTGAGGTTGTGGATTTCGCATTTAATGAGATAACACCAAAGCATGTGCTTCAATATGACAGTTCCAAAAACGATGCATTGATGGACATTTTCAATATCACAAAAGAAGAGCTCCAGGCTGTTGGAGAGGATAAAATCCCGCAGCTTGTTCTGGAAAGGGTCGCGCTTGTGGATGTGATAAAATAG
- a CDS encoding thioredoxin family protein: MTTVELYYSDTCQNCHSLRALLLEILPKNMKFKEINISHPEGQRRASELNIMSVPAVAIDGEVVFVGRVSREEILKEISLRK; encoded by the coding sequence ATGACAACAGTTGAACTTTATTATTCAGACACATGCCAGAACTGCCATTCGCTCAGGGCACTTTTACTGGAGATTCTCCCTAAAAACATGAAGTTTAAGGAAATAAACATCTCGCATCCGGAGGGACAGCGCCGCGCCTCGGAACTCAATATAATGTCAGTTCCCGCTGTGGCTATCGATGGGGAGGTTGTGTTCGTGGGAAGGGTTTCCAGAGAGGAAATTTTAAAAGAGATAAGTTTGAGAAAATAA